The following coding sequences are from one Triticum aestivum cultivar Chinese Spring chromosome 5A, IWGSC CS RefSeq v2.1, whole genome shotgun sequence window:
- the LOC123104377 gene encoding neuroguidin-A, producing the protein MTAAVAGADDERKAQALVRDDAPKLLAALKEMKDGLDLVRSKVESLTRKVRKNQLLTGDGIGYLEAKHHLLLSYCQDLVHYLLRKAKGLSVDGHPVVRSLVEIRLFLEKIRPIDKKMEYQIQKLTNAADGAAAQDKVPDAEVNVKGRQQGEDDLLGYRPNPDMMDPKIVSEGQGKDGIYVPPRIGPAAMDDSHSKDAVRKEKRLLRMATENPYFKEMIDDAADRPEEWKETAGDESKEFMAYMRQREKQEKAEEELFTRAPVTKREKYMEKQMKKQLHGLQGLTDGFDLGMNTLLDGEKEDDGGSSEPRRQSAGRRKHQKGGKRKRH; encoded by the exons ATGacggccgccgtcgccggagcggaCGACGAGAGGAAAGCGCAGGCCCTCGTGCG GGATGACGCGCCCAAGCTGCTCGCCGCTCTCAAGGAAATGAAGGACGGGCTCGACCTCGTCAGGTCCAAGGTCGAGTCGCTCACCCGCAAG GTTAGGAAAAACCAGCTGCTGACAGGCGATGGCATTGGGTACCTGGAGGCCAAGCACCACCTGCTGCTGAGCTACTGCCAGGACCTCGTCCACTACCTGCTACGCAAGGCCAAGGGACTGTCCGTCGATGGCCACCCCGTCGTGCGCAGCCTTGTCGAGATCAGGCTGTTTCTTGAGAAG ATTCGCCCAATAGACAAGAAGATGGAGTACCAGATCCAGAAGCTCACCAATGCTGCAGATGGTGCGGCTGCCCAGGATAAGGTGCCAGACGCTGAGGTCAATGTCAAGGGCAGGCAACAAGGCGAGGATGACCTGTTGGGGTACCGGCCAAACCCGGATATGATGGATCCCAAAATTGTTTCTGAAGGACAG GGCAAAGATGGTATCTACGTTCCTCCGAGAATTGGGCCAGCTGCCATGGATGATAGTCATAGTAAAGACGCTGTAAGGAAAGAGAAAAGATTATTGCGTATGGCAACAGAGAATCCTTACTTCAAGGAGATGATTGATGATGCTGCTGATAGACCTGAAGAG TGGAAGGAAACAGCGGGTGACGAAAGCAAAGAATTTATGGCCTACATGCGGCagagagagaagcaagagaagGCGGAAGAGGAGCTGTTCACCCGAGCTCCCGTAACCAAACGTGAAAAGTACATGGAGAAGCAGATGAAAAAGCAGCTTCATGG ATTGCAAGGCCTGACCGACGGATTCGACCTCGGGATGAACACGCTGCTCGATGGCGAGAAGGAAGACGACGGTGGTTCCAGTGAGCCGCGTAGACAGAGCGCGGGGCGGAGAAAACACCAGAAAGGTGGCAAGAGGAAGCGGCATTAG